The Chitinivibrionales bacterium nucleotide sequence ATTTTCGCCCAGCATAAAAACCGGATTGCCTCCCCGTTGCCTAAAATCTCTGGTACGTTTTTTGCAATTCTGCAAATAAGTCTTCCGTTAAACGTTTCCATTAATTTAGTTGCGGCATGGCTCCCGTGAAACAGAACCCGTATTTTTTTTATCCGGCATTATCAATTTCGCGAAAGGATCTTATAAATGAGAATCCGGCATGCAATGCTTTTTTTGGCAGCGGGAATTGCCCTGGCATCGGCGTATGATGAAAAGTCAATGCCCGATCTCATCATACCCGAGCAGATTGATTCCAAGAGCCTCGAAGTGAACGTAACCCACCGGTTCTACCGCATTCCCACGGCCCAGTTTCCCGATAATTTCATCGCAGGCGCAAATGTTAAGGTGGGGCTCAGATATGCGATCTGGGAAGGACTGGAGGTGCGGTCGGAATATGTTTTTATCCCGAAGGAATTTGCTTTTGACGCGGGTTATACCCTTTCATTTCCGCAGCTCTATTTCCGGGCGCAGGCATATCTTCAATTTTACGGCGCGCAGTCGGACGTTTCGTCGAACTGGAATTATAACGCCTTGTATGAGATCAATCTCCAAAGTACCGCGATCCTGTGGAGGCTTTTTCCTGTTGTCAACTTCGCCTTTGACGGCCTTTCCAAAAAGTTCGGCCTCGGGACGGGATTGGACATCATGATTCTGGATAATCTTGACTTAGTGGGAGAATATTATCCCGTTCTGGGGGCGCGGGACATCCAATTCAACGGGGCGCCCCGCGTCGATTATTTCCTGGCGGGCGTCAAATTAACCACCCACGGCCATCATTTCATGATAAACGTTGGGAACAGCAGGGACATGGTCATGCGGCGGCTCATGCGCGGCGCGCCGGACAACACGCTCTCCTACGGCTTCACCATCCAGCGGTTGTTCGCGTTCTAGCCCAAGAGACCGGCCATGCCCGAAACGGTGCAACCACGCGGACGATTGAATCTTCTGAAAATGCCGGCCGCCGGCGAATGGCGAATCGCAGTGATGAGTGTCATCCTTCAATTCGGCATGGCGCTTTTTTTCAAACCGCGGTGCCGATGAGAGGGCACTGGGCCCTGCGGTTTCCATTGAGGTTCTTTACGGAGGAAAATCCTATCCGGCATCGTCATTTGTGCGCGACGACAATGGAAAGGCGATTGCATACCGGTTCACCGGAAACAGGAAGATTATTCCGCTTATGCGCACCGGGTGCGTCGTCTGCCTCGAAAGCCGTCCCGGAGGGAAAATCGGCAACGCTGCCTACAGCATGCGCGATCTGGCGCGCAACGCCGCGCGTTTTTCGCTGGTGCCGGTTCCGTCAATCGAGGGGGAGGGCGAAGTGACGATACGGATTTCGGCCGGGGGAACCACACAGACAGCGCCGCGGCAATTGGAATCCCGCAGGTAAAGTCGAGTTTTCAAAAACCGGACTTCTCAGCTGTCAAGCTCGATTCGTATCGGCTTCACGCCCCAGATGTCATCGGCGTATTGCTGGATGGTGCGGTCGGAGCTGAAGCGCCCCATGTTCGCCACGTTGAGAATCGACATCTTGGCCCACTTGTCCGGCTTGCTGTAGGCGTCGGCAAGGGTCTTCTGGCACTGCACGTAGGAATCGAAATCCGCCATCACCATGTACCGGTCGCCGCCGTTGAGCAGCGAGTCGTAGATGGGCCTGAAGAGCTGCGGGTCCTCGGGGGAGAAAAAGCCCATAGAGATGAGGTCCATCACCTTCCGGAGCTTTTCGTTCTTGTGGTAGTAGTCCCACGGGTTGTAGCCCTTGGCGCGCACCTCGCTCACCTCGTTGGTGCGCAGGCCGAAAATGAAGATGTTCTCGTCGCCCACTTCCTCCCACATCTCGATGTTCGCGCCGTCCATGGTGCCGATGGTGATGGCGCCGTTGAGCCCGAACTTCATGTTGCCGGTGCCCGACGCCTCGGTGCCGGCCGTGGAGATCTGTTCGCTCACGTCCGCCGCCGGCATGATGAACTCGGCAAGCGATACGCGGTAGTTTGGGATAAAATGTACGGCGAGCAGGCTGTTGGTGTCCGGGTCGCCGTTGATGACGCCTGCCACGTTGTTGATGAACTTGATCATGAGCTTTGCCATGTAATAGCCAGGCGCGGCCTTGCCCGCGAACAGCATGGTGCGCGGCACAAAGCCTTTTTTGTTCCCCGCCTTTATGTCGCTGTACATCGAGATGCAGTGCAGGATGTTGAGCGTCTGGCGCTTGTATTCGTGGAATCGCTTTACCTGTACATCGAACATGGTGTCCGGGTTGAGCCGGATGTTCTCCCATTTCTTGATGACCTGCGCGAAGCGCTTTTTATTGGCGAGCTTCACCTCGTGCCACTGCTTGCGGAATTCCGGGTCGTCGGCAAATGGCGCGAGCTTCTTGAGCTCCATGAGGTCCTTTATCCAGCCGCTGCCGATCCTGCTCGAGATGAGCGACGAAAGGGACTGGTTGGCGGTGTAGAGCCAGCGCCGTTGCGTGATGCCGTTGGTCTTGTTGTTGAATTTTTCGGGCCACATGTCGTAGAAGTTCTTCACCAGGCCGTTGGCGAGCAGCTTGGTGTGCAGCTCCGACACGCCGTTGACGGAATGCGACCCGACGATGGCGAGGTAGGCCATGCGCACCTTGGGTTCGGGCCCCTCCTCGATGAGCGACATGTCGCGCAGCTTCTCGATGTCGCCCGGATATTTGTACGACACCTGGCGCAGGAACTTGCTGTTGATCTCGTAGATGATTTCCATGTGGCGCGGTAGCAGGTTTTTCATGAGGCTCACCGGCCATTTTTCGAGCGCCTCGGGCATGAGCGTGTGGTTGGTGTAGGCGAACGTGCGCACCGCGATGTCCCACGACTCGTCCCAGGTCAGGCCGTATTCGTCGAGGAACAGCCGCATGAGCTCCACGATGGCGATGGCCGGGTGCGTGTCGTTGAGCTGGATCGCCACCTTGTCGGCAAAGTTGTGGAAGTCCTTGTTGTTCGAGCGGTAGCGCCTGATGATGTCCTGCAGCGAGGCCGAGGTGAAGAAGTGCTGCTGCTTGAGGCGCAGTTCCTTGCCCGAATGGTTGTTGTCGTTGGGGTACAGCACCTTGGAGATGTTCTCGCTTGTCAATTTATCTTCGCAGGCGCCGATGTAGTCGCCGCTGTTGAAATACTCGAAGTTGAACTCGTGCGCGGCGCGCGCGCTCCACAGGCGCAGCGTGTTGACCGTGTTGTTGCCGAAGCCCGGCACCGGCACGTCGAAGGGGAGAGCGATCACCTCGTCGGTGTCCACCCATGCCACCTGCTGTTTGCCGTGCTCGTCGGTGTGGTAGAGCGTCTTGCCGTAGTACTTGATGCGGACCTTGTATTCGGGCCGCTCCATCACCCACGGGTTGGCGTTCTGCAGCCACTGCTCAGGGAACTCAACCTGGCTTCCGTTGATGATGCGCTGGTTGAAGATGCCGAACTCGTACAAAATGCCGTAGCCCACGGCAGGAAGCTCGAGCGAGGCCATGGAATCGAGGAAGCAGGCCGCGAGCCTGCCGAGGCCGCCGTTGCCGAGGCCCGCATCGTGCTCCTGATCAACGATGTCCTCAATGTCAAGGCCAAGGTCCTTCATGGCCTCGGTGCAGCTCTTGAACATCTCGAGGCTCACGATGTTGTTGGAGAGCAGCCGGCCCATGAGGAATTCCATTGACATGTAATACACGCGCTTCACGTTGTTCTCGTGGTACTGCTGCTTGCTGATGATCCACCGCTCGATGAGCCGGTCGCGCACCGTGAAGGCGAGGCTCAAAAACTGCGAGTACGCGGTGAGGGAGTATTTGTCTTTTGCGAGACAGTATTCGAGGTTGTTCAGAAAGCCGAGCCGCACATTGTCCCGGCTCATCCCCTTGAAATGGACCGACCAGTTCTTGTTGTTCTTGTCATCCACCTGCTTCAAGGGCTCGGAAGAGGATTTGAGCATATGGTTCCTTTTCTTCGGGGAAGGAGAGGGCGTTTCTATTTGGTAACAGGACACAATAAAATAATTGATGAGGGAGGATGTTTGGAGAAACTAATGAGCAATGTATCAGCGTAAAAAAAAATGCGATGAGGACATTTTTGGTGCCGGTCATTGAGGGTGTCATTCCCGCGGAGGCGGGAATCCAACCTTTGGATTTTATAGGAAAAAATGGACTCCCGCTTTCGCGGGAGTGACATTATCCTAGGATTTTTTGAATAGATCATAAAAAAGAAGGCCGCGGTATTCCGCGGCCTCTCCCCTGGGTACTCGGAAAAGGGGTTCTCTTATTCCACTTTCACCTCGATCTGTTTGGGTCTCGCCGCCTCGGTTTTCCTGAGCGTCAATTCAAGAACGCCGTTGGCGTATTTCGCCTCGACGTGCTCGGCGTCAACGTGGTCCGGGAGCGCGAACTCCCTGCGGAACGAGCCGTATCGCCTTTCATAATGGTAATACCGGTTCTTTTCTTTTTCGGTCTTCTCCTCTTTCTTCTCTCCGCTCAGGGAGAGAACGCCGTTCTTGACCTCGACGGCGATGTCCTTCTTGTCCAGCCCGGGCATATCGGCCCTGATTTTGTAGGTGTCCTTTTCCTCAACGATGTCGACGCGCGGGTAATTGACAAGTGAAATGTCCCGGTCCCATGCGTTGAAGATGCCCGTGCCAAGAAAATCGTCCAGCAAGTTGGACAAGGTGGTTGCCGGTGTTTCATACCTGATGAGTGCTGACATAAGTCCTCCTTTTTAAGGTTTATAAAAATTGGTTGTCGTTTTTTGTCTTAGACTTTCGAAAGAAATTCCTCCACGCTTTTACAGGTATTGAGCGTGATTTCAAGGTTCGTGATTTCGTCCTTGCTGATTATGCTTTCCCTTTTCGGCCTTCCTCCAAGAAAGGGAATGTAATCTTTTTTAAGAACGTCCTCGAGTTTTATGGATCGTTTGTCTATCACATGCCTGTTCGTTTCCATCTGATCCTCCAATGTTCAATTGCGGATTCTGTTTTTCAACAGCTAATAAAGGCAATGGGTATGCCAATAGAAAAGTGGCGGAATTTAAGGGATTTTGAGGGGGGGATTTTGGTGGTGTTTGATAATTGAACGGGGAATAAATCAGATGGTTTGATTATGAGACAAAGTTCTTCAAGATAACTTAAAAAATTTTTTGAATTCCTACCTTCTGAGAACTTTGATACATTTATATGGACAGAGATGATTGGTGTATTGTCAAATTTCGTTGCTCGATTGGCGCCACCGATAACTGTTGACTAACAAGAACTCCCCCGCCGCGTTAGGCAGGCAAGAAGGCCGCGCTCAAAATCAAATTTTCACCAACCAGCGTTCCGCGAATCGAAAATTGCGTTGATACTTTTCAACCGCCGCATCAAGGGTGCGCCCAGCAAAAGGAACGGGCTTGAATCAAATGGCGCCCGGCTGCACCCAGGAGGGGGTAGCGTAGGACCAATCGCGCTGATTCCCGGCATTTGAGAAATATAGGAGCGCGATTGGGCTGAAGCGAGGGGGAAACTTGCCCCACATGAAATGTTTTATCTTATTTTAAAGACCTATGAAAAATTATTCCCACTACCTCTTCGACGCCGACGGCACGCTCATCGATACCACCGAGCTCATCTACCAGTGCTTTCTCTACACCTGCAAAAAGTTCGGCGACAGGCAGGTATCGCGGGCGGAAGTGATCAGGAACATCGGCCTCACGTTGCGAAGCCAGATGGAAGTGTACTTCGGTCCGCTTGACAATGAGCGGTTCTCCATGCTGGCGGGCGAACACATGAATTACCAGCTGTCAATTTATCCGAAATATCTGAAGCTGTTCCCGACCGTGAGAGAGGGGCTCGCCTGCCTGCGCGAACGGGGAAGGCATTGCGGCATTGTCACCTCGCGCAGGCGGCAGACGCTTGAACTGTACCTTAAAAAGACAGGGATATTTGAATTCTTCGAGATATTTGTTACGCCGGAAAATACTGAGAAGCATAAGCCCGAACCCGATCCGGTCCTCGAAGCGCTGTCGCTCTTCAAGATCAACGATAAATCCACAGTGCTCATGGTCGGCGATTCGGAGTTCGATGTTCAATGCGGCGTCCAGGCAGGCGTTGATACCGCTTTTGTAAATTGGAGCCACAATGATCATTCGTCATTCAGGATCAAGCCGTCATACCTGATTGACGATTTCAACCAATTATGCCCTCCGGCCGCATGACATTGTATATTTAATCGCACATGGTAACCTTCACTTCCGTCACGAAAAAATTCGGCTCCGGAACGCTCGCGGTCGACGATGTGTCGTTCGCCGTGGGCGAGGGCGAGTTTTTCGCCCTGCTCGGCCCCAACGGCGCGGGAAAGACCACGCTCGTCAAGATGATGCTTGATTTTGTCAAGGTGACAAAAGGCACAATCGATATAAACGGGGTCTCGAGCGCGCTCCCTTCGGGACGGCAGGGTGTTGGGTATCTTGCCGAGAATATTAAAATACCCGGATATCTCTCCGGGCTCGATTATCTCCGGCGGCTGGCCGAACTGTGCGGCATGGAAAGCGCCGCGGCAAAAAAGACCATCGCGGAATTGCTCGACACCGTCGGAATGTCGGGAAAGGAAAGGGCTGCGGTAAAGACCTATTCAAAAGGCATGCTCCAGCGCATCGGCCTCGCGGGTGCCATGCTTGCCGGCACCAAGGTGCTCGTGCTCGACGAGCCGGTAAGCGGCCTTGACCCCCTTGGCATCCGCGACGTCCGGCGCATCATGGAGGCGCTCAAGCAGAAGGGCGTCACCATCATCCTCAACTCCCATCTGTTAAGCGAAGTGGAAAAGACCTGCGACACCGCGGCCATCATCAACAAAGGCAAAATCGTGCTCAAAGATAAGATCGCATCGATCGTCCGCGAGGGGGAGACGCTCGAGGATGTGTTTGTGCGGGTGGTTGAGGCCGGCCATGCGTAAGTTGCTCCATATTGTCAAATATACCGTAGTTGACCTGCTCCACCAGAAGAGCTTTTTTATACTGCTCGGCGTGAGCATCGCGTTCGTTCTGCTGCTGCGCGGCTGTTACAAGGGGAATTATGTCGATGCGTCGAGCGGCCACGCCATCGACAGCGTCAAGGTCGCCTGGTATGCCTCGATCTTCGCGTTTCACGTCGTGTGCGCCGGTGTTTTACTCATTGCCGTCATTCTTTCGATGGGCCTTTTCAGCCGCGACCGGGAAAACGGCACCACGCTTTACATGCTTTCCGCGCCTGTGTCCCGCACCGTGTACGCGGCGGGCAGGGTTGTGGGCGTATGGATCGTTTCGTTCGGGTTCATGTTCGTGCTCCACCTCACCATCTTCATCATAACCTTTTTAAACGCCGGCGGCACCATGCCCGGATACCTGGCCGCCTCGCTGGTCTGTTCTGTCAATGTGCTCTTCGTAACGCTGCTTGTCTGCCTGCTTTCCCTGTTCATGCCGGATTTCGCCGCCGCGATTGTCGGGATCGGCATTGTCGGGATCAGTTATGTTTCCGACCTGTTCTACGTGATCATGCAGAGCAGCGTGGTGCAGTCCGCGGTCGGCACCGCGGCGGGCAAGGTGTCGGTGTGGAGAATGGCATGGCCCAAGATTTCATCTTTGCAAAGCTACGCGATCTCGCTTGTCGACAATAGCCCTTTTCACAGCATCGGGCCGGTCCATCCGCTGATCAACATGACCCTGTACAGCTGCCTGATCTCGTTTTTTCTCGTCCTCGCGTTCAGGAAACGTGAATTATAAAAAAGGAATCATGATGAAGACCCTTTATTTCGACCTCATGTCCGGCGCCAGCGGCGACATGATCTTGTCCGCGCTGGTGGATGTCGGCGTGCCCAAAGCCTATCTCGGCAGGGAACTATCAAGGCTCAGAATCCCGGGCTTTGCCTTTGACGTGGAAAAACGGAAGCGCAGCGGCATTTCCTGTTTACACCTGAGAATGAAGTGGGACACGCCGCGCTCATACCGCCACCTCCGCCAGATCCTCGACATGATAAAAAAAGCGAATTACAAGAGAAGCGTCTATGAGCGGTGCGAGGCGGTGCTCATGCGG carries:
- a CDS encoding DUF5777 family beta-barrel protein: MRIRHAMLFLAAGIALASAYDEKSMPDLIIPEQIDSKSLEVNVTHRFYRIPTAQFPDNFIAGANVKVGLRYAIWEGLEVRSEYVFIPKEFAFDAGYTLSFPQLYFRAQAYLQFYGAQSDVSSNWNYNALYEINLQSTAILWRLFPVVNFAFDGLSKKFGLGTGLDIMILDNLDLVGEYYPVLGARDIQFNGAPRVDYFLAGVKLTTHGHHFMINVGNSRDMVMRRLMRGAPDNTLSYGFTIQRLFAF
- a CDS encoding glycogen/starch/alpha-glucan phosphorylase encodes the protein MLKSSSEPLKQVDDKNNKNWSVHFKGMSRDNVRLGFLNNLEYCLAKDKYSLTAYSQFLSLAFTVRDRLIERWIISKQQYHENNVKRVYYMSMEFLMGRLLSNNIVSLEMFKSCTEAMKDLGLDIEDIVDQEHDAGLGNGGLGRLAACFLDSMASLELPAVGYGILYEFGIFNQRIINGSQVEFPEQWLQNANPWVMERPEYKVRIKYYGKTLYHTDEHGKQQVAWVDTDEVIALPFDVPVPGFGNNTVNTLRLWSARAAHEFNFEYFNSGDYIGACEDKLTSENISKVLYPNDNNHSGKELRLKQQHFFTSASLQDIIRRYRSNNKDFHNFADKVAIQLNDTHPAIAIVELMRLFLDEYGLTWDESWDIAVRTFAYTNHTLMPEALEKWPVSLMKNLLPRHMEIIYEINSKFLRQVSYKYPGDIEKLRDMSLIEEGPEPKVRMAYLAIVGSHSVNGVSELHTKLLANGLVKNFYDMWPEKFNNKTNGITQRRWLYTANQSLSSLISSRIGSGWIKDLMELKKLAPFADDPEFRKQWHEVKLANKKRFAQVIKKWENIRLNPDTMFDVQVKRFHEYKRQTLNILHCISMYSDIKAGNKKGFVPRTMLFAGKAAPGYYMAKLMIKFINNVAGVINGDPDTNSLLAVHFIPNYRVSLAEFIMPAADVSEQISTAGTEASGTGNMKFGLNGAITIGTMDGANIEMWEEVGDENIFIFGLRTNEVSEVRAKGYNPWDYYHKNEKLRKVMDLISMGFFSPEDPQLFRPIYDSLLNGGDRYMVMADFDSYVQCQKTLADAYSKPDKWAKMSILNVANMGRFSSDRTIQQYADDIWGVKPIRIELDS
- a CDS encoding Hsp20/alpha crystallin family protein, which codes for MSALIRYETPATTLSNLLDDFLGTGIFNAWDRDISLVNYPRVDIVEEKDTYKIRADMPGLDKKDIAVEVKNGVLSLSGEKKEEKTEKEKNRYYHYERRYGSFRREFALPDHVDAEHVEAKYANGVLELTLRKTEAARPKQIEVKVE
- a CDS encoding HAD-IA family hydrolase encodes the protein MKNYSHYLFDADGTLIDTTELIYQCFLYTCKKFGDRQVSRAEVIRNIGLTLRSQMEVYFGPLDNERFSMLAGEHMNYQLSIYPKYLKLFPTVREGLACLRERGRHCGIVTSRRRQTLELYLKKTGIFEFFEIFVTPENTEKHKPEPDPVLEALSLFKINDKSTVLMVGDSEFDVQCGVQAGVDTAFVNWSHNDHSSFRIKPSYLIDDFNQLCPPAA
- a CDS encoding ABC transporter ATP-binding protein, with product MVTFTSVTKKFGSGTLAVDDVSFAVGEGEFFALLGPNGAGKTTLVKMMLDFVKVTKGTIDINGVSSALPSGRQGVGYLAENIKIPGYLSGLDYLRRLAELCGMESAAAKKTIAELLDTVGMSGKERAAVKTYSKGMLQRIGLAGAMLAGTKVLVLDEPVSGLDPLGIRDVRRIMEALKQKGVTIILNSHLLSEVEKTCDTAAIINKGKIVLKDKIASIVREGETLEDVFVRVVEAGHA
- a CDS encoding ABC transporter permease — protein: MRKLLHIVKYTVVDLLHQKSFFILLGVSIAFVLLLRGCYKGNYVDASSGHAIDSVKVAWYASIFAFHVVCAGVLLIAVILSMGLFSRDRENGTTLYMLSAPVSRTVYAAGRVVGVWIVSFGFMFVLHLTIFIITFLNAGGTMPGYLAASLVCSVNVLFVTLLVCLLSLFMPDFAAAIVGIGIVGISYVSDLFYVIMQSSVVQSAVGTAAGKVSVWRMAWPKISSLQSYAISLVDNSPFHSIGPVHPLINMTLYSCLISFFLVLAFRKREL